A section of the Pseudomonas lini genome encodes:
- a CDS encoding LysR family transcriptional regulator has protein sequence MDLANLNAFIAIAETGSFSGAGERLHLTQPAISKRIAGLEQQLKVRLFDRLGREVSLTEAGRALLPRAYQILNVLDDTRRALTNLTGEVSGRLTLATSHHIGLHRLPPLLRAFTRRYPQVALDIQFLDSEVAYEEILHGRAELAVITLAPEPHALVKATPVWDDPLDFVVAPEHSLIANGPVSLADIALHPAVFPGGNTFTHHIVQRLFEAQGLTPNIAMSTNYLETIKMMVSIGLAWSVLPRTMLDDQVARIPLPGIQLTRQLGYILHTERTLSNAARAFMALLDAQIDQPGTRG, from the coding sequence ATGGACCTCGCCAACCTCAATGCTTTTATCGCGATTGCCGAGACCGGAAGCTTCTCCGGTGCCGGTGAACGGCTGCACCTGACACAACCCGCCATCAGCAAGCGCATCGCCGGCCTGGAGCAGCAATTGAAGGTGCGGCTGTTCGATCGACTGGGCCGGGAAGTCAGCTTGACCGAAGCCGGTCGCGCCCTGCTGCCACGGGCCTATCAGATCCTCAATGTACTGGATGACACCCGCCGCGCCCTGACCAACCTGACCGGCGAAGTCTCCGGTCGTCTGACATTGGCCACCAGTCATCACATTGGCCTGCACCGTTTGCCGCCCTTATTAAGGGCGTTCACCCGACGCTACCCACAAGTGGCGCTGGATATTCAGTTCCTCGATTCGGAAGTGGCCTACGAAGAAATACTCCATGGCCGCGCCGAACTGGCGGTAATCACTCTTGCACCGGAGCCTCACGCACTGGTCAAGGCCACGCCCGTGTGGGACGACCCGCTGGATTTCGTGGTCGCCCCGGAGCATTCGCTGATCGCTAATGGTCCGGTCAGCCTGGCGGATATCGCCCTGCACCCCGCGGTTTTCCCCGGCGGCAACACCTTTACCCACCACATCGTGCAGCGCCTGTTCGAAGCCCAGGGCCTGACGCCGAACATCGCCATGAGCACGAATTATCTGGAAACCATAAAGATGATGGTCTCGATCGGCCTGGCCTGGAGCGTTTTGCCGCGCACGATGCTGGACGATCAAGTGGCGCGCATACCTTTGCCGGGCATACAGCTCACTCGCCAGCTAGGCTATATCCTGCACACCGAACGGACGCTGTCGAACGCGGCACGGGCCTTCATGGCTCTGCTGGATGCACAAATCGATCAGCCAGGGACTCGCGGCTAA
- a CDS encoding PAS domain S-box protein, with amino-acid sequence MPKPVERMPPMPRIQALDPKRSEQSWESAPQLLAALNGARLGAWYWDIERGQISWSRGTQALFGFDPRQPLPEDLEYLDLLPQEDRAKAIRAFNAVIAGAPLEQAMHHRIRWPDGSLHWLEINGSLLPDKNGRPRMIGVIREITHQRQREQALSSSEKRFATLFHLCPNMVLLTRQEDGLISEANQYFESLFGWPVQDAIGRTTLELGLWVNPEQRVQLVKATKAKGELINMEVQFRASNGQVHDGILSAQKVELEGQPYLLSTFLDTTERKIAEHALKDSQERLDLALDSAQLGTWDWHIPSGMLYGSARAAQLHGLDPKPFHESFDAFFEGVPGEERDTMRDAYRSLREGPAGNYQLTYRVQLQDGSSRYLESRARLYRDDHGNPLRMAGTLLDITDQVEREQQLVASEEKFATLFQVSPDPICVTRQDTGHFIEINSSFTQTFGWNTVDVIGRSADEIGLWDASAKSLQRIERVIREQGLNNVAIIVQHKDGQSLTCVISSRQISVGDQPCIVTTLRDITQQQRSEAALKASEEKFAKAFHSSPDAITITERDTGRYLEVNDGFCRLTGYRADEVIGRTVYQVGIWAEEKQRSALLAELQIKGRVHHQEMLGRNKRGELLTVEVSVEPITLNETACLLLTARDVSLLKNAEAQIRHLAYHDPLTNLPNRALLMDRLSQQIALLKRHNLRGALMFLDLDHFKHINDSLGHPVGDTVLQIITARLEASVRMEDTVARLGGDEFVVLLSGLEGSRSDVSAQVRELADTLRELLSEPMFLDGQRLQVTPSIGIALIPDHGSTPTDLLKRADIALYRAKDSGRNTTQMYHNTMQKAASERLRMETDLRLALSRGEFSVQYQPQVDARDNRITGAEALVRWHHPQLGAQSPTEFIKVLEDSGLILEVGTWILDEACKAFKQLTAKGLIDPLNFSLCVNISPRQFRQNDFVERIEHSLGSHGLPCSLLKLEITEGIVIQNLDDTISKMRRLKKIGVSFAMDDFGTGYSSLTYLKRLPVDTLKIDQSFIRDATTDPNDAEIIRAIVAMARSLELEVIAEGVETLEQLEFLQGLGCHLYQGYLHSRPLLVEEFQKLLK; translated from the coding sequence ATGCCCAAACCTGTTGAACGTATGCCGCCGATGCCGCGAATTCAGGCACTTGACCCCAAACGGTCCGAGCAGAGCTGGGAAAGCGCGCCGCAGTTGCTGGCGGCCCTTAACGGCGCCCGGCTGGGCGCCTGGTATTGGGACATCGAGCGGGGGCAGATCAGTTGGTCTCGGGGTACTCAGGCATTGTTCGGCTTCGATCCCCGGCAACCGCTGCCGGAAGACCTGGAATACCTCGACCTGCTGCCTCAGGAGGATCGGGCGAAAGCTATTCGCGCCTTCAATGCAGTGATCGCCGGCGCCCCGCTGGAACAGGCGATGCACCACCGCATCCGCTGGCCCGACGGCAGTCTGCATTGGCTGGAAATCAACGGCAGCCTGCTGCCGGACAAAAACGGCCGGCCGCGAATGATTGGGGTCATTCGTGAAATCACCCATCAGCGCCAGCGCGAACAGGCCCTGAGCAGCTCGGAAAAACGCTTCGCCACGCTGTTTCACCTGTGCCCGAACATGGTCCTGCTGACCCGTCAGGAAGACGGCCTGATCAGCGAAGCCAACCAGTATTTCGAAAGCCTGTTCGGCTGGCCGGTGCAAGACGCTATCGGCCGAACCACGCTGGAACTGGGCCTTTGGGTGAACCCGGAGCAACGGGTGCAACTGGTCAAGGCCACCAAGGCCAAAGGCGAGCTGATCAACATGGAGGTGCAATTTCGCGCCAGCAACGGGCAGGTTCACGACGGCATTCTCAGCGCGCAAAAGGTCGAACTCGAAGGCCAGCCTTATCTGCTGAGCACATTCCTCGACACTACCGAACGCAAAATCGCCGAGCACGCCCTCAAAGACAGCCAGGAACGCCTCGACCTGGCCCTGGATTCGGCGCAACTCGGCACCTGGGACTGGCACATTCCCAGCGGCATGCTTTACGGCTCGGCGCGAGCCGCCCAGTTGCATGGGCTGGACCCCAAACCCTTCCATGAATCCTTCGACGCGTTTTTCGAAGGCGTGCCCGGCGAAGAACGCGACACCATGCGCGACGCCTACCGCAGCTTGCGCGAAGGCCCGGCCGGCAATTATCAACTGACGTACCGGGTGCAGCTGCAGGACGGCAGTTCGCGCTACCTGGAAAGTCGCGCCAGACTTTATCGCGACGACCACGGCAACCCGCTGCGCATGGCTGGCACACTGCTGGACATCACCGATCAGGTGGAACGCGAACAGCAACTGGTGGCGTCGGAAGAGAAATTCGCCACCTTGTTTCAGGTCAGCCCGGACCCGATTTGCGTCACCCGCCAGGACACCGGCCATTTCATCGAGATCAATTCCAGTTTCACTCAGACATTCGGCTGGAACACCGTCGACGTGATTGGCCGCAGCGCCGACGAAATCGGCCTGTGGGACGCTTCGGCGAAAAGCCTGCAACGGATCGAGCGGGTCATCCGCGAACAGGGCCTGAACAATGTGGCGATCATCGTTCAGCACAAGGACGGGCAGTCCCTGACCTGCGTGATATCGAGCCGACAGATCAGCGTCGGCGACCAGCCGTGCATCGTCACCACCCTGCGCGACATCACCCAGCAGCAACGTTCGGAAGCGGCGCTCAAGGCCAGCGAGGAGAAGTTCGCCAAGGCCTTCCACTCAAGCCCCGACGCCATCACCATTACCGAACGCGATACCGGACGCTACCTGGAGGTTAACGACGGTTTCTGTCGCCTGACCGGCTACCGCGCCGATGAAGTGATCGGCCGCACGGTGTATCAGGTCGGTATCTGGGCCGAAGAAAAACAACGCTCGGCGTTGCTGGCAGAACTACAGATCAAGGGCCGGGTTCACCATCAGGAAATGCTCGGGCGCAACAAACGCGGCGAGTTGCTGACGGTCGAAGTCTCGGTGGAGCCGATCACCCTCAACGAAACAGCGTGCCTGCTGCTGACCGCGCGGGACGTCAGCCTGCTGAAAAATGCCGAAGCGCAGATTCGTCACCTGGCCTATCACGACCCGCTGACCAACCTGCCCAACCGCGCCCTATTGATGGATCGTCTGAGCCAGCAGATCGCCCTGCTCAAACGCCACAACCTGCGCGGCGCGCTGATGTTCCTCGATCTCGACCACTTCAAGCACATCAACGATTCCCTCGGCCATCCGGTGGGCGATACGGTGCTGCAGATCATCACCGCGCGCCTTGAGGCCAGCGTGCGCATGGAGGACACCGTCGCACGCCTGGGCGGTGACGAATTCGTGGTGTTGCTCAGCGGCCTGGAAGGTTCGCGCAGCGACGTCAGCGCTCAGGTCCGGGAGTTGGCGGACACCTTGCGCGAACTGCTGTCCGAACCGATGTTCCTCGATGGACAGCGCCTGCAAGTGACGCCGAGCATCGGCATTGCGCTGATCCCCGACCATGGCTCGACCCCGACCGACCTGCTCAAACGCGCCGATATCGCTCTTTACCGCGCCAAAGACTCGGGCCGCAACACCACGCAGATGTATCACAACACCATGCAAAAGGCCGCCAGCGAACGCCTGCGCATGGAAACCGACCTGCGCCTGGCCCTTTCCCGGGGTGAGTTCAGCGTGCAATACCAACCTCAGGTGGATGCTCGAGACAACCGCATAACCGGCGCCGAGGCTCTGGTGCGCTGGCACCATCCACAACTGGGCGCGCAATCGCCCACCGAGTTCATCAAGGTGCTGGAAGACAGCGGGCTGATTCTGGAAGTCGGCACGTGGATTCTCGACGAAGCCTGCAAGGCCTTCAAACAACTGACTGCCAAAGGTCTGATCGACCCGCTCAATTTCAGCCTGTGTGTGAACATCAGCCCCCGGCAATTCCGTCAGAACGATTTCGTCGAACGCATCGAACACAGCCTCGGCAGCCACGGCCTGCCCTGCTCGCTGCTGAAACTGGAAATCACCGAAGGCATCGTCATTCAGAATCTGGACGATACCATCAGCAAAATGCGGCGCCTGAAAAAAATCGGCGTCAGTTTCGCCATGGATGATTTCGGTACCGGTTATTCCTCGCTGACCTACCTCAAGCGCCTGCCGGTAGACACCCTGAAAATCGACCAGTCGTTCATCCGCGACGCCACCACCGATCCCAACGATGCCGAAATCATTCGCGCCATCGTCGCCATGGCCCGCAGCCTGGAGCTGGAAGTCATCGCCGAAGGGGTGGAAACCCTGGAGCAGCTGGAGTTTTTGCAGGGGCTGGGCTGCCACTTGTATCAAGGGTATTTACACAGCCGGCCGCTGTTGGTGGAGGAGTTTCAGAAACTTCTCAAATGA